CGGATACGTGCCCGGACCGGGCGCGAATATTGCATGCTGCCCGCATGACACCGACTACGCGCCCAGCGGTAGCGACTGGCAGATCGCGCTAACGGAACTGCTCCGCCTGATCCAGTTCTATAATTGTGGCTATCTCTATTGCCCCGCCGACGCCACCGAGGACGGCTTCTGCCCGTGCGCACCATAGTGGTCTTGGGCAAGATGAGATGGCTCTTTGCAGCGCAACGCTGGAGCCGCGCGCGCAGGTGAAATGACCCGACATAGTTCTTCCCTCTTCGCGTGGCGCACATGCCCGTAGGCCGCCTCGGGGCGAAAGCAAGGAATCGCCCCGAGGCGGTTGGTCTTCCGGGTCAACCCGCGGCGCGTGCGGTAATCCGCGTGTGCTCATGGGAGTGGCTGTTGGCGACATCGCGTACGATCGCGACCAGGTCTTCTTCGCTGACGGCGCCGCGAACGGCGTCGGCGCGCCGCACAAAGGCGTCGTAGACGGTGTCGAGAACCGCGCCGTCGATCACATAGCCGTGCCGGGCGGCGCCGTGCGCAACGGCGCTTCTGCCGGAGCGCGCTGTCAGCACGAAACGGTGTCCCGGGACACCGACAGCTTCGGGCGTCACGAATGCGTACGTAGCCGGGTCTTTCAGAATGCCGTCCTGGTGGATGCCCGAACTGTGCGCGAAAGCGTTCGCGCCAACAATGGCGCGGTTGGGCGGCACCGGGATGCCCGTGACCTCGGCGACGAACGCGCTGAGGGACGCAGCCTGGGTCAGGTCGACGTGCGTGGCCGCGACCTTCTTCATTGCAAGGAACGCCGCGACTTCTTCAAAGGACGTGTTGCCCGCGCGTTCGCCGATACCGTTCACCGCGACCTCGGCCTGGCCCGCGCCATGACGCACGGCGGCGATGGTGTTCGCTGTGGCCATGCCGAGATCGTCGTGGCAATGGGCCGAGACGATGGCGCGCCCCTCGACGAATGCCACGATATCCTGGACCAAAGCCCCGTATTCTTCGGGCGTCGCGCAGCCGGCCGTGTCGGCGATGTTTATGCGCGTGGCGCCCGCCTCGACGGCTGCCCACACGCATTGCCGCAGGAAGATCCGGTCCGCGCGCGTGGCGTCTTCCGCGCTGAAC
Above is a genomic segment from Candidatus Hydrogenedentota bacterium containing:
- a CDS encoding 2-isopropylmalate synthase, with product MEQDYVCIWDTTLRDGEQTPGVHMTVDQKAAIAERLERIGVDTIEAGFPASSPGDFEAVRAVANTVRHCEVAALARCVAQDIDRAAEALRHAARPVIHVVLGVSDIHLEKKLRMDRCAALRAIADSVARARKHVLEVEFSAEDATRADRIFLRQCVWAAVEAGATRINIADTAGCATPEEYGALVQDIVAFVEGRAIVSAHCHDDLGMATANTIAAVRHGAGQAEVAVNGIGERAGNTSFEEVAAFLAMKKVAATHVDLTQAASLSAFVAEVTGIPVPPNRAIVGANAFAHSSGIHQDGILKDPATYAFVTPEAVGVPGHRFVLTARSGRSAVAHGAARHGYVIDGAVLDTVYDAFVRRADAVRGAVSEEDLVAIVRDVANSHSHEHTRITARAAG